From the Paenibacillus sp. MMS20-IR301 genome, the window GAACTGCCACCGGTTGAATTGTCTTACAACACAAGTGAAGGCCACAAGAAAATTGCTTTGGCTGTAGCTGATATGTGGAAACAAGCTCTGGGCATCACTGTTAACACTGTGAACCAAGAGTGGGCTGTATTCATCGACAACCGTCAAAACCTGAACTACCAGATCGCACGTGCTGGCTGGACTGCGGATTACAATGATCCAATGACCTTCCTGGATATGTGGGTAACAGGCGGCGGTAACAATGATACTGGTTACGCTAACCCTGAATATGACAAGCTGATCGCTGACGCTAAAGCAAGCTCTGACCTGGCTGCCCGCCAAGAAATGTTTGCTAAGGCTGAGAAGATGATCATCGAAGATGATATGATCCTGATTCCGTTCTACTACTACACAAACAACTCCCTGACTAAAGAGTACCTCAAAGGTGTAACTCTTGACTTCAGCGGTGCAATTGACTTCACTCGTGGCTACCTGCTCGAGCACTAAGAATTGTAGAACCTTCAGTTTACTTAACTGAATAGTGGGGTCTGAAGGTAGCAGTATACTTCGGGATATATATGTGGAATTCCATATATATCCCTTTTTTTTGCATTTCAGGCTATTTGTTAAAGATTTCACGAACTTACAAAATAAGAAATTAGACAAATGGCCATTTTTTTCATAAAATCTAATTATGTGTCTCAAAAAAATGTCAAAGGAGGTGTTGATGGGGATGGTTCGTTATGTTGCCAATAAGTTTTTCTATATGCTGGTTTCGCTGTTTGTGCTAATTTCAGCGACTTTTTTTCTGATGAAAGCCATTCCGGGGGACCCGTTTACTTCTGAAAAGAAAGTTCCGCCGGAAATAAAAGCGCGTTTATACGAGCAATATGGACTGGACAAGCCGCTCTATCATCAGTATTTCAAGTATTTGGGTGAAATCGTCCAAGGTGATCTGGGTGTATCTATGAAGCGTCTGAACCAGGATGTAACACATCTGATCGGACAAACGTTTTCAGCATCGCTGAAGCTTGGCGTTATTGCAATTATTGTGTCGGTTATTGTCGGTGTCTTTCTCGGCATGATGGCTGCACTTTATCACCGGAAGTTCATCGACAGTGCGGCAATGGTGCTGGCGGTGCTTGGGATTGCAGTACCGAGCTTCGTGGTTGCCTCTCTACTGCAGTATGTGTTCGCCTATAAGTTCCACATGTTCCCCGTTTCCGGGTTTAAAGGCCCGCTGTATTATGTCCTGCCGGTAACCGCACTTTCGGCCCAGCCGATAGCCTTTATAGCGAGGTTAACGCGCTCAAGTATGCTGGAAGTCCTGCATGCGGATTACATTAAGACTGCGAAAGCCAAAGGTCTGAGCTGGGCTGCAATTCTCAGCCGCCACGTCCTCCGTAACGGTATTTTGCCGGTTGTAACCTACATGGGACCTATGACTGCCAATATCGTAACTGGTTCTGTAGTTATTGAGCAGATCTTCGGTGTCGGCGGAATCGGCAAGCAATTCGTTGAAGCCATCGGTGTGCGTGACTATACCGTTATTATGGGGATTACGATCTTCTACGGTGTACTTCTGATGCTTGCCCGCTTCATTACGGATATTGCTTATGTGTTTGTAGATCCTCGTATCAAACTAACGGGCGGAAAGGAGGGCTAAAGATTGGCTTCTGACAAAAACTTGGTACCGCAGCATGCGGACCTGAAACCGGATGATTTCCGTAAGGTTGGAATTGATGAGAAACAGGCTGAAGTCATTCAGCGTGAAAGCCTGTCGGCTTGGCGTGATTCCTGGGAGCGTCTGCGCCAGAATAAAATGGCAATGACTGCACTGGGTATTCTCGGGCTGATTGTACTTGCAGCGCTGATCGCTCCACTGTTCTCAAAGTACAATTACTATTCTAATGATTTGCTCAGCACCAATAAGCCTCCTTCATCCGAGCACTGGTTCGGTACCGATGATCTCGGACGCGATATTTTTGTCCGTACCTGGTACGGGGCACGCATCTCGCTGATTGTTGGTCTTGCTGCGGCGGCGATTGACCTTTTGATCGGGGTTATCTATGGCGGTATCATGGGCTACTTCGGCGGACGTGTAGACAATATCATGAATAAAATTTCAGAAATTCTGTACTCCATTCCTTACCTGCTGGTTGTTATCCTGCTCCTGGTTGTACTTGAACCGAGCCTCGGGACAATTATCCTGGCACTGACGATAACGGGCTGGATCACCATGTCCTGGATTGTCCGCGGGGAGATCATGCAGCTGAAGAACCGTGAGTTCGTTCTGGCTTCCCGTTCCATGGGTGCAGGCTCCAAGAGACTGCTGTTCAAGCATCTTTTGCCGAATGCTGTCGGCCCAATTATCGTAACGATTACGCTGTCTGTACCAAATGCCATCTTTGCTGAAGCATTCCTGAGCTTCCTCGGACTTGGTGTACAGGCTCCTGTAGCTTCACTCGGATCGATGATCAATGACTCACTGACCGGCTGGCTGTATTATCCGTGGCGCTTCCTGTTCCCGGCTATTCTGATCAGCTTGACCATGCTTTCCTTTAATATTTTTGGTGACGGTCTTCGTGATGCACTGGATCCTAAGCTGAAGAAATAGGAGGTGAACAATGATGGAACCCATTCTGCAAATCAGTGATTTGCATGTTTCCTTTTTTGTAAAAGGCGGAGAAGTTCAGGCTGTACGCGGCATGAACTTTGAAGTAGGCGCAGGGGAGACTGTTGCCATTGTCGGTGAATCCGGCAGCGGTAAAAGTGTCACTGCCCAGTCGATTATGCGGCTGCTGCCTGCCCCGCTCTCCAAAGTGAAGCAAGGCGAGATTGTTTTTCAAGGAAAGAATCTGCTGGACCTTAGCATGAAACAAATGGAAAGTATTCGCGGCAAAGATATTGGCATGATATTTCAAGACCCGATGACTTCTTTGAACCCAACTATCAAAGTGGGCAAACAGATAACCGAAGTTTTGATCAAACATCAGAATATGTCAGCGGCCGAAGCGAAGAAGCAAGCTACCCAAATGCTGGAGTTAGTCGGCATCAAAAATGCGGAGGCTCGCTTTAACCAATATCCCCACGAATTCTCCGGCGGAATGCGCCAGCGCGTAATGATTGCTATTGCCTTGGCCTGCCGCCCGGCTCTGCTTATCGCAGACGAGCCGACAACGGCGCTTGACGTAACCATTCAGGCGCAAATTATGGAAGTTATGAAAGAGATGCAGCACAAGCTGGGGACCTCCATCATCCTGATTACACATGATCTCGGAGTGGTTGCCGGCATGTGTGACCGGGTCATCGTAATGTATGCCGGTGAAGTCGTCGAAACGGGTACAAGCTGGGAGATTTTCAAGAATCCCCAGCATCCCTACACCAAAGGTCTTTTGCGGTCGATGCCGCGTCTTGACCAAAAGAAGGGTGAGCCGCTGATTCCGATCATCGGAACTCCCCCGGATCTAATTAAGCCGCCGGTCGGTTGCCCTTTCACAGCACGCTGCAGCGAAGCGATGCATGTCTGTGAAAGGATCGATCCCGGCGCCACAGAATTCAGCGAAACGCATATGGCGCGCTGCTGGAGTCTGCATTCGATGGCCAAGGAGGTGCAGTTCGTTTGAGTAAGAATCTGATTGAAGTAGAGGGTCTTAAGAAATATTTCAATGTGGGTAAGGGAAGAGTTCTTAAGGCGGTTGATAATATTAATTTCACGATTCGTGAAGGCGAAACCCTGGGTATGGTAGGGGAGTCCGGTTGCGGTAAAACTACTGCCGGCCGTACGGTTCTGCGTTTGTATGAGCCGACTGCCGGAAGCGTGAAATACAATGGTACGGATATCTACAAATTGCCTCCGGGCAAAATGAAGGCTATGCGCCGTGATATGCAAATGATCTTCCAGGATCCGTATGCCTCGCTGAACCCGCGGTTTACGGTATCTGATATCATTGGTGAAGCGCTGGACATTCACGGCCTGGCCGGAAGCCGGCTTGAACGCAAGAAACGGATTGAAGAGCTGCTGGATATGGTCGGGCTGAACCACGATCATGCTACACGTTATCCGCATGAGTTCTCAGGCGGCCAGCGCCAGCGTATCGGGATTGCCCGCTCCCTTGCGGTTAATCCGAAGTTCATCGTCTGCGATGAGCCGATCTCTGCCCTCGACGTATCTATTCAGGCACAGGTTGTCAACCTGCTTAAAGAGCTTCAGGACCGTCTCGGGCTCACTTATCTTTTCATCGCCCATGACTTGTCCATGGTTAAGCACATCAGTGACCGTGTAGCGGTTATGTACCTGGGCAAAATGGTTGAGCTTGCGGAGAGCGAAGAATTGTATGCTAATCCGATTCATCCATATACGAAATCGCTGCTCTCGGCAATTCCGGAGCCGGATCCGGAAGTTGAAGCGAACAAGAAGCGCATTCATCTGCATGACGAACTGGGCAGCCCGATTTATGCTGCCAATGAGAAAACAAACGACAGCGATTATGAGCTTGTGGAAGTGTCGAAGGGTCATTTCGTCGCGAAGCAATTTGCCTAATCCGGTTTGTTCCTGAAGCAGAAGTGAACCTGATATTTGCAGTAACCTTACCGTAGGCGGGAGCGTTCAGCTCTCGCCTATTTCTAAAATTATAAGAATTTATCCGTTTCTACTTGATGAAAGACCGGATCAGTACATGAGCGTGCTTCATTTTTTTGACGCCGCCCTTCACTTTGGATACAATCATAAAGGGTTTACCGGATTTATGATTACATAAAGCAGTTAATTGTTAGACAGGAGGCAAGTGGATATGAATGTTGTGCCAGAACCACTTCCGGGCGGATCAGCGCTCGCAAGTGACTTTATACATCAATATGAAGCTGTGGGACATCTGTATGGCGGAGATTTCCGGGAACGGGAGAGCCGCACTATGCGGGCAGCCTGGCTGGACAGTACAGCAAGCGGGCGGGCAGACCGGTCAGCGGTTGTATCGTGTTTACGCAGCTATAACAGCCAGCATAATCCCCACGAGGCTGTCGTCCGTTCGCTGGACCTGCTTGAGCAGCCTGAGACACTCGTAGTGACCGGCGGCCAGCAGAGCGGACTGTTTACAGGCCCTCTCTTTGTAGTATATAAGGCGATTACTACCATTAAAGCTGCACGGGAAGCTGCTGAGCAGCTGGGACGGCAAGTTGTTCCCCTCTTCTGGATTGCCGGTGAGGATCATGACTGGGATGAGGTTAATCACACATATGTGCTTAACCGGGCGGGCGAAATTTCCCGGATCAAGCTGGATAAGAGCGAAGGACCGCGAAGCTCTGTCAGTACAGTCAAGGTGGATGCAGAAAGCTGGCTTGAGGTGATACAACAGCTGGACGGATTGCTGCAGGACAGTGATTTCAAACCGCAGATTATGGAATTTGTAAATGCAGCTGCACAGAATGCTGATAATGTGACTGCAGCGTTCGCCAAGCTAATGGGCGCACTGTTCGGGTCTTCCGGCTTAATTCTGCTCGATTCGGCAGATCCTGCACTGCGCAGGCTGGAGGCGCCAATGTTCGCTGCAATGATTGAACGGAATGATGAGCTGGAGGCTGCATATCTGGAAGGTGCAGAACGTATTACTTCCAGCGGTTATGCGCTACAGGCGGATGTCACACCGGGGAATGCGAATCTCTTCTATATTCATGAAGGCGCACGCCTGCTGCTTCATAAAGCGGATGGCCGGTTCGCAGACCGCAAGGCAGCCGTATCCTTTTCCAGGGAAGAGCTGCTGGAGTTGCTGGATAGCCATCCTGAACGGTTCAGCAATAATGTGCTGACGCGCCCTTTGATGCAGGATTATGTGCTGCCAGTTCTGGCAACGGTGCTTGGGCAGGGTGAAATGGCCTACTGGGCAATTCCGCATTTGGCCTTCAGGGTGATGGGCGGGCAGATGCCGCTGATCATTCCGCGCATGTCATTTACCATTATAGAAGGAACGCTGCACAAGCATATGGACAAATACGGCCTGGCCTTCACAGATGTGCGCCTTGGCCTGGAGGCTAAACGCAAAGAATGGCTGACCGCACAGGATGAAATGAAGCTGGAGGAAAAATTCGAAGAGGCTAAAGCTGCATTCTCCGCGATGTACGGGCCGCTGATTGAGCAGCTTGGCGGGATTCAGGCCGGACTGCTGAAGCTGGGCAACAGCAACAAGGATAAGATTATAGACCAGATCTCATTTCTGCAGGGCAAAGCCCTGGATGCGATGGAGAAGCAGAATGAGGCGGCGCTGCGCCAGTGGGAACGGATTGAGCTCTCGCTGATGCCGCTTGGTAAACTGCAGGAGCGGGTCTACAATATAATGTATTACCTGAACCGTTACGGCCCCCGGTGGCTGGAAGAGCTGATGGACATACCGGCCGACTACAGCGGAACACACCGCATTATTTATATGTAGGAAAAATATAGAAGCTGTCGCATATCCCATTTATTTAAGGAGGATTATCATGAATTCATCCAAAGACAAAAGTATTGTCGCCGATCTGTCACTGGCTCCTGAAGGGCATCTCAAAATCGACTGGGTTCGCCAGCATATGCCGGTACTGAACCGTATCCGTGAGCAATTCGAGGCGGAGCAGCCGTTCAAAGGCCTTAAGGTATCGATTACTCTGCACCTGGAAGCCAAGACAGCTTATCTGGCCAAGGTAGTACAGGCAGGCGGGGCAGAGGTTACCATTACGGGCTCGAACCCGCTGTCTACACAGGATGATGTGTGTGCTGCGCTTGTAGAGGACGGGATTACAGTCTTCGCCAAGTACAATCCGACTCCGGAGGAATTCAAGGAGCTGAATATTAAGGCGCTGGAGAGCAAGCCGGACCTCATCATTGATGACGGCGGGGACTTCGCGACACTGCTGCATTCTGAGCGCCCTGACCTGATGGAGAATATCCGCGGCGGTGCGGAAGAAACGACTACCGGCATCATCCGGCTGAAGGCACTGCAGAAGCAGGGGATATTGAAATTCCCGATGGTTGCGGTAAATGACGCCTATTGCAAATATCTGTTCGACAACCGCTATGGTACCGGGCAGTCAGCATGGGACGGTATTGTACGTACAACCAACCTTATCGTGGCCGGCAAAACGGTAGTGGTGGTCGGTTACGGCTGGTGCGGTAAAGGTGTGGCGATGCGGGCCAAAGGCCTGGGCGCTAACGTAATCGTTACTGAAGTGGACGCCATTAAGGCGGTTGAAGCACATATGGACGGCTTCCATGTCATGAAGATGACGGAAGCGGCGAAGCTGGGTGATTTCTTCGTTACCGTCACCGGTAACCGTTATGTGATCCGCGGGGAGCATTACGATGTGATGAAGGATGGCGCAATTCTCTGCAATGCCGGACACTTCGATGTGGAAGTGAACAAGCCGGAGCTTGCCGAGCGCTCAGTCTCACAGCGGACCGTACGCAAGAATATCGAGGAGTATCAGCTGAAGGACGGGCGCAAGCTGTACCTGCTGGCTGAAGGACGGCTGGTAAACCTGGGGGCTGCGGACGGCCACCCGGCAGAGATTATGGATACTACCTTTGCCCTTCAGGCATTATCCCTCAAATATGTGAATGACAATTATAAAGACATCGGAGTCAAGGTAGAAAACGTACCTTATGCCCTTGATGAGCAGGTCGCACGTTATAAGCTGGAGAGTCTCGGTATCTCTATCGACAGCCTGACCCAGGCGCAGGTGGACTATCTCGACAGCTGGAATCTGAACGATTAATGGTATGGATCTGAAATAACCCGGAGCCAATCAATTGGCCCGGGTTTTTATTTTTGGGCGGATCCGGCGGAACCCCCTTGACAAACAAGAAAAAATTACCTTGCTTATGAAAAAGGTTTTTGATTTTTAGTGGCGAATCTATTATGCTTAAGTGGTGTAAAGTGGGGCAAAGTGGGGAATTAGTACTTAAGGGTGGGGAAAGCTCATGTTTATGGGGGAATACCAGCATAGCATTGACGACAAGGGCCGGATTATTATCCCGGCTAAGTTCCGTGAATTGCTCGGAACCTCCTTCGTGGCGACCCGCGGCCTCGACTCCTGCTTATTTGTTTATCCCATGGAAGAATGGGGAATCATGGAGCAAAAGCTAAAAAGCCTTTCACTGATGAAATCGGATGCCCGTGCCTTCAGCCGGTTCTTTTTCTCGGGAGCGACCGAATGTGTATGGGACAAGCAAGGCAGGGTTAATCTGCCGGGGAATTTGCGGCAATATGCCAAGCTGGATAAGGACTGTGTTATTCTAGGCGTTTCGAACCGGGTGGAGATCTGGAACAAGGAGCTTTGGGAGCAGTACTTCGAGCAGTCAGAGGAATCGTTCAACGAAATTGCCGAGAAATTGGTGGATTTCAATTTTGATCTATAAACATACAAATTCGAATTACTGCCTTGGAGGGATGCAGCTTGTTTCACCACATCACGGTGCTTAAGGAAGAAGCGACAGAAGGGCTGCACATCAAGAAGGATGGCATATATGTTGACTGCACGCTCGGAGGAGCCGGACACAGTTCGCTTATTGCGTCCAAGCTTAGCGGCGAGGGCCGGCTGATCTGTCTGGATCAGGATGACTGGGCGCTTAATAATGCCAAAGAAAGACTTGCGGAGTATGGCGACAAGGTGGTTACGGTTAAGACTAACTTCCGCGAGCTGGAGCAGGTGCTGAAGAGCTTGCCGTTTGTTCCACAGAAGGACGGGATTCCCCAGGTGGATGGGATTCTGTTCGATCTGGGCGTATCCTCCCCGCAGTTTGATGAAGGGGAACGGGGCTTCAGCTACAATCACGATGCTCCGCTGGACATGCGGATGGACCAGTCGGCAGAGCTGACGGCATACGAGATCGTTAATAGCTGGCCGGAGCAGAGAATAGCCCAGGTGCTTTTCCAGTACGGGGAAGAGAAGTTCTCCCGGCGGATTGCCCGCAAGATTGTTGAGCGGAGAGAAGAGCGTCCGGTGGAGAATACCGGCGAGCTGGCTGAGCTGATCAAGGAGGGGATTCCTGCAGCTGCACGCAGAACAGGGGGGCATCCCGCCAAACGCAGCTTTCAGGGACTGCGGATAGCAGTGAATGACGAGCTTGGCGCATTTGAAGAAGGGCTGCATGCAGCTGTACGCTGTCTGGCACCTGAAGGAAGGGTATCGGTCATTACCTTCCATTCCCTGGAGGACCGGATCTGTAAGCAGATTTTCAGCGGCTATTTAAGCAGATGCACCTGCCCGCCTGACTTTCCGTACTGCGTGTGCGGTTCCGAAGGCACTTTGAAGCTGATCAACCGCAAGCCTATCGTGCCTGGAGAAGAGGAATTGGAGCTGAATTCACGCGCCCGTTCCGCTAAGCTGCGCATTGCTGAGAAATTGTAAATGACGATAAAGGAGAGTCAGAGATGGCCTATACCCGCGGAAATTTGGCAGTTCAACCTAAGAGAAAAGAAGAGGTAAACCCGCTTTACCGTGAGAAGACGAAAGTTGTCACCAGGCGGAAAGTTCTTCCGCTGAAGGAGAAGCTTCTGTATATGCTGACGCTGGCCACCTTTATTCTGGTCGCTGCCTCTTTAGTCTGGCGTTACGTCCATATTTACGATTTGAACATGCAGGCACAAAAGCTTGACCGTACCATTGCCGAGAGCAAGAAGCAGATTTCCGTCTTTCAGATGGAGAAGCAGAAGCTTGAGCAGACAGTGGTCGATAAGGCGAAGGATATGGGCTTTAAAACTCCGTCTGCCGATTCAACCATATATGTACCTCTGAACAGCAGCCAGGCCACTGACGAAGCCGGCAATTAATCAGCGATGAACGGCAATCGCAATACTAGAGTTTGTGAGGTTTGCTTATGGTCAAAAGAATAAAACTTCGCACGCTGTTTATAGGAGGGTGTATTACCCTCTTTTTTCTTGTTTTAGTCGGCAGGGTATTCTGGATTCAGGTGCTGCAAAATGAAAAATGGCAGAAAGCGGCAGCCGAGCAATGGGCACATACTTCCACCATCAAAGCGGTCCGGGGGGTAATTGAAGACCGCAACGGTAATGTCCTGGCGAGCGACGTTCCTGCTTATACCGTTGTAGTTAATCCCGAAGTCATCGCCGAGAAAGGAATCGGGGCAGAGGTTATTCAAGGGCTGAATGAGCTGCTGGACAAGCCGGTGGATGAGCTGACGAAGCTGGTTGAAGCCAAAGATGAGAAGGGCAAGTATTACAAGAACCGTGAAATCCGCAATGAAGGCTGGAAAATTAACCAGGACCTGGCGGATAAGGTAACAGCTTTTATCGAGAAGCTTAAGAAAGAGCATGATACGCTGGAAACCGGAGTCGGGCTGGTCAGGGAACAGAAACGTTATTATCCGAAGGACTCACTCGCTGCACATATCCTGGGCTATACCGACAGGGATGGCAATGCGATTATGGGTCTGGAAAAGTATTTTAACAAGCAGCTCGCGGGCACGGACGGCAAACTGTATTATCAGAGTGACGGTAAGGGAATTAAGCTGCCCGATTCACAGGATACATTCCAGCCGGTAGTGAACGGAAGCAACTTCAAACTGACCATCGACAGCACGATTCAGCATTATATTGAAGAAGCGATGAAGAAGGCTTATGCGGAATACAAGCCCAAGTCAATTAGCGTTATTGCCGCCGATCCGAACACGATGGAGATTCTCGGCCTGGCTAATATGCCGACCTTCAATCCGAATGAATTCTGGAATGCAGAGCCGGGAGACTTCTTTAATCATGCTATCATGACTAGATTCGAGCCGGGCTCGACCTTCAAGATTGTCCCGCTGGCTGGTGCAGTTCAGGAGAATCTGTTTGATCCCGATGCCACCTTCCAGTCAGGTTCAATCCGGATTAAAGGATACAGCAAGCCGCTTTACGACATGAACAGGGCCGGGTACGGGACCATTACCTTCCTTGAAGGGGTCAAGCGCTCCAGTAACGT encodes:
- a CDS encoding ABC transporter permease; this translates as MVRYVANKFFYMLVSLFVLISATFFLMKAIPGDPFTSEKKVPPEIKARLYEQYGLDKPLYHQYFKYLGEIVQGDLGVSMKRLNQDVTHLIGQTFSASLKLGVIAIIVSVIVGVFLGMMAALYHRKFIDSAAMVLAVLGIAVPSFVVASLLQYVFAYKFHMFPVSGFKGPLYYVLPVTALSAQPIAFIARLTRSSMLEVLHADYIKTAKAKGLSWAAILSRHVLRNGILPVVTYMGPMTANIVTGSVVIEQIFGVGGIGKQFVEAIGVRDYTVIMGITIFYGVLLMLARFITDIAYVFVDPRIKLTGGKEG
- a CDS encoding ABC transporter permease yields the protein MASDKNLVPQHADLKPDDFRKVGIDEKQAEVIQRESLSAWRDSWERLRQNKMAMTALGILGLIVLAALIAPLFSKYNYYSNDLLSTNKPPSSEHWFGTDDLGRDIFVRTWYGARISLIVGLAAAAIDLLIGVIYGGIMGYFGGRVDNIMNKISEILYSIPYLLVVILLLVVLEPSLGTIILALTITGWITMSWIVRGEIMQLKNREFVLASRSMGAGSKRLLFKHLLPNAVGPIIVTITLSVPNAIFAEAFLSFLGLGVQAPVASLGSMINDSLTGWLYYPWRFLFPAILISLTMLSFNIFGDGLRDALDPKLKK
- a CDS encoding ABC transporter ATP-binding protein, giving the protein MEPILQISDLHVSFFVKGGEVQAVRGMNFEVGAGETVAIVGESGSGKSVTAQSIMRLLPAPLSKVKQGEIVFQGKNLLDLSMKQMESIRGKDIGMIFQDPMTSLNPTIKVGKQITEVLIKHQNMSAAEAKKQATQMLELVGIKNAEARFNQYPHEFSGGMRQRVMIAIALACRPALLIADEPTTALDVTIQAQIMEVMKEMQHKLGTSIILITHDLGVVAGMCDRVIVMYAGEVVETGTSWEIFKNPQHPYTKGLLRSMPRLDQKKGEPLIPIIGTPPDLIKPPVGCPFTARCSEAMHVCERIDPGATEFSETHMARCWSLHSMAKEVQFV
- a CDS encoding ATP-binding cassette domain-containing protein, whose protein sequence is MSKNLIEVEGLKKYFNVGKGRVLKAVDNINFTIREGETLGMVGESGCGKTTAGRTVLRLYEPTAGSVKYNGTDIYKLPPGKMKAMRRDMQMIFQDPYASLNPRFTVSDIIGEALDIHGLAGSRLERKKRIEELLDMVGLNHDHATRYPHEFSGGQRQRIGIARSLAVNPKFIVCDEPISALDVSIQAQVVNLLKELQDRLGLTYLFIAHDLSMVKHISDRVAVMYLGKMVELAESEELYANPIHPYTKSLLSAIPEPDPEVEANKKRIHLHDELGSPIYAANEKTNDSDYELVEVSKGHFVAKQFA
- the bshC gene encoding bacillithiol biosynthesis cysteine-adding enzyme BshC, whose protein sequence is MNVVPEPLPGGSALASDFIHQYEAVGHLYGGDFRERESRTMRAAWLDSTASGRADRSAVVSCLRSYNSQHNPHEAVVRSLDLLEQPETLVVTGGQQSGLFTGPLFVVYKAITTIKAAREAAEQLGRQVVPLFWIAGEDHDWDEVNHTYVLNRAGEISRIKLDKSEGPRSSVSTVKVDAESWLEVIQQLDGLLQDSDFKPQIMEFVNAAAQNADNVTAAFAKLMGALFGSSGLILLDSADPALRRLEAPMFAAMIERNDELEAAYLEGAERITSSGYALQADVTPGNANLFYIHEGARLLLHKADGRFADRKAAVSFSREELLELLDSHPERFSNNVLTRPLMQDYVLPVLATVLGQGEMAYWAIPHLAFRVMGGQMPLIIPRMSFTIIEGTLHKHMDKYGLAFTDVRLGLEAKRKEWLTAQDEMKLEEKFEEAKAAFSAMYGPLIEQLGGIQAGLLKLGNSNKDKIIDQISFLQGKALDAMEKQNEAALRQWERIELSLMPLGKLQERVYNIMYYLNRYGPRWLEELMDIPADYSGTHRIIYM
- a CDS encoding adenosylhomocysteinase; this encodes MNSSKDKSIVADLSLAPEGHLKIDWVRQHMPVLNRIREQFEAEQPFKGLKVSITLHLEAKTAYLAKVVQAGGAEVTITGSNPLSTQDDVCAALVEDGITVFAKYNPTPEEFKELNIKALESKPDLIIDDGGDFATLLHSERPDLMENIRGGAEETTTGIIRLKALQKQGILKFPMVAVNDAYCKYLFDNRYGTGQSAWDGIVRTTNLIVAGKTVVVVGYGWCGKGVAMRAKGLGANVIVTEVDAIKAVEAHMDGFHVMKMTEAAKLGDFFVTVTGNRYVIRGEHYDVMKDGAILCNAGHFDVEVNKPELAERSVSQRTVRKNIEEYQLKDGRKLYLLAEGRLVNLGAADGHPAEIMDTTFALQALSLKYVNDNYKDIGVKVENVPYALDEQVARYKLESLGISIDSLTQAQVDYLDSWNLND
- the mraZ gene encoding division/cell wall cluster transcriptional repressor MraZ, which translates into the protein MFMGEYQHSIDDKGRIIIPAKFRELLGTSFVATRGLDSCLFVYPMEEWGIMEQKLKSLSLMKSDARAFSRFFFSGATECVWDKQGRVNLPGNLRQYAKLDKDCVILGVSNRVEIWNKELWEQYFEQSEESFNEIAEKLVDFNFDL
- the rsmH gene encoding 16S rRNA (cytosine(1402)-N(4))-methyltransferase RsmH, whose translation is MFHHITVLKEEATEGLHIKKDGIYVDCTLGGAGHSSLIASKLSGEGRLICLDQDDWALNNAKERLAEYGDKVVTVKTNFRELEQVLKSLPFVPQKDGIPQVDGILFDLGVSSPQFDEGERGFSYNHDAPLDMRMDQSAELTAYEIVNSWPEQRIAQVLFQYGEEKFSRRIARKIVERREERPVENTGELAELIKEGIPAAARRTGGHPAKRSFQGLRIAVNDELGAFEEGLHAAVRCLAPEGRVSVITFHSLEDRICKQIFSGYLSRCTCPPDFPYCVCGSEGTLKLINRKPIVPGEEELELNSRARSAKLRIAEKL
- a CDS encoding cell division protein FtsL; this encodes MAYTRGNLAVQPKRKEEVNPLYREKTKVVTRRKVLPLKEKLLYMLTLATFILVAASLVWRYVHIYDLNMQAQKLDRTIAESKKQISVFQMEKQKLEQTVVDKAKDMGFKTPSADSTIYVPLNSSQATDEAGN